One genomic window of Psychrobacillus sp. INOP01 includes the following:
- a CDS encoding YesL family protein — MNWENFNTIAYKVLRLAYINILWLLFCILGLGVFGIFPATTAMFAITRKLIIGEKNFKIFPAFWKYFKQDFMKANGFGIIILLTIYLLYFDFKFVQQNNNFQFLLPILIFIFISFIITLIFFFPVYSHFKLRFFQYIKQSFFIAITSPIELISIGASAVVIYFVMTLFPGAIPLFSGSVFAYISTILSFRAFNRIEKKKNTLSEVH; from the coding sequence ATGAATTGGGAGAATTTTAATACAATAGCATACAAGGTCCTTAGGCTAGCTTACATAAATATTTTATGGCTACTTTTTTGTATTTTAGGGTTGGGAGTTTTCGGTATATTTCCAGCAACTACTGCAATGTTTGCCATTACTAGAAAATTAATTATTGGGGAAAAGAATTTCAAGATATTTCCTGCATTTTGGAAATACTTTAAACAAGATTTCATGAAGGCTAACGGGTTCGGTATCATTATTTTATTAACTATTTATTTACTTTATTTCGACTTTAAATTTGTTCAACAAAACAATAATTTTCAGTTTCTATTACCCATTTTAATATTTATTTTTATATCGTTTATAATCACTTTAATATTCTTCTTTCCTGTTTATTCACACTTTAAGCTACGCTTCTTCCAATATATTAAACAGTCCTTCTTCATCGCAATCACTTCACCCATTGAATTAATTTCAATTGGCGCTTCAGCAGTAGTAATCTATTTTGTAATGACCCTATTCCCTGGGGCTATTCCATTGTTTTCCGGTAGTGTTTTCGCATATATCTCCACCATTCTAAGCTTTAGAGCATTTAATAGAATAGAGAAGAAAAAAAATACACTTTCTGAGGTCCATTAA
- a CDS encoding sugar ABC transporter substrate-binding protein, whose protein sequence is MKKFNFVPLLLLFGALITGCSDEGTEGKPSSEDSDGEGLSGEITVWAHPFTGDQETEGVMWDEIISSYEEETGVKVNFEQIPWANRDQKVLTALAANNGPDVFYAIPDQMPQYADAGMLLELDPYLEDNEMDDFVDSALVSTTWKDKVYGLPILQEAYTYLYNVDVVKAIGEDPENLPTTWEEFEAWAVKAKEKGYYATSFQGGGSMNGTLYPFLWQAGGEVLTADNEVLINNEAGVEAFEFINKMYQEEWTPKDSITAMEHNALWDGGKMLSVQGSGISISRMLDQDTFEFVIAAPLKNKEQVTYGTTGMFVAPINTDNPEAAAEFIKVMTNTENQRKFNTLTQYIPSRESAKDIFGDQEYMAQLATYTEYALPGVIHPEGRTIMPLIQAELQTMMEGKKTPKEAADAAAEAIKAKVN, encoded by the coding sequence ATGAAGAAATTTAACTTTGTTCCATTACTATTATTATTTGGTGCTTTAATTACTGGTTGTAGCGATGAAGGAACTGAGGGGAAACCATCGTCTGAGGATTCTGATGGGGAAGGACTTTCTGGAGAAATTACAGTATGGGCACATCCTTTTACAGGTGATCAAGAAACAGAAGGTGTGATGTGGGATGAAATAATTTCTTCTTATGAAGAAGAAACAGGCGTTAAGGTTAACTTTGAACAGATTCCTTGGGCGAATAGAGATCAAAAGGTTCTAACGGCTCTTGCTGCTAATAATGGACCAGATGTATTTTACGCTATTCCAGACCAGATGCCACAGTATGCAGATGCTGGAATGCTATTAGAATTAGACCCATATCTTGAAGATAATGAAATGGATGATTTTGTAGACTCAGCTTTAGTTTCAACGACTTGGAAAGATAAAGTATATGGACTTCCGATTCTTCAAGAAGCATATACTTACTTATACAATGTTGACGTTGTAAAAGCAATTGGAGAAGACCCGGAAAACTTACCGACAACTTGGGAAGAATTTGAAGCATGGGCAGTAAAGGCAAAAGAAAAAGGTTACTATGCTACAAGTTTCCAAGGGGGGGGATCTATGAATGGAACATTATATCCTTTCTTATGGCAAGCCGGTGGAGAAGTATTAACAGCAGACAATGAAGTATTGATTAACAACGAAGCTGGAGTAGAAGCATTTGAATTTATTAACAAAATGTACCAAGAGGAATGGACTCCAAAAGATTCAATTACAGCTATGGAACATAATGCATTATGGGATGGCGGCAAAATGCTTTCTGTACAAGGTTCAGGTATATCGATCAGCCGTATGTTAGATCAAGATACTTTTGAATTCGTTATTGCAGCACCTTTGAAAAATAAGGAACAAGTAACTTATGGAACTACTGGGATGTTTGTAGCTCCTATTAACACAGATAATCCAGAAGCAGCTGCTGAATTTATAAAAGTTATGACAAATACTGAAAACCAAAGAAAATTTAATACCTTAACACAGTACATTCCTTCGAGAGAGTCTGCAAAAGATATTTTTGGAGATCAAGAGTATATGGCGCAGCTTGCAACGTATACAGAATATGCATTACCAGGAGTAATTCATCCAGAAGGTCGTACAATCATGCCTTTAATCCAAGCGGAGTTGCAAACAATGATGGAGGGCAAGAAAACTCCTAAAGAAGCAGCAGATGCTGCTGCGGAGGCAATTAAAGCCAAAGTAAATTAA
- a CDS encoding carbohydrate ABC transporter permease has translation MKKVISYIALFVLGFCFLMPFIIMVLGSLKEVEYAQLDPLFWIPDEPTLKNYKYILSDGLFLRWIWNSIVITIIPVFSQMLFCAILGYIFSKKQFFGREVIFWIFMGVIMIPQQLLIIPKYIMFSDFGWINTYWALIVPEIWGIMGVFLVRQFLQGIPNDLEEAAYIDGANDLKVFFKIILPLSVPVVATVGTFSFISNWNDLFQPLIYLTQETMFPVTLGLASILGKEGNFGIEMAGSAVSFIPTFLIFLFFQRFFTEGIQMSGLK, from the coding sequence ATGAAAAAAGTAATTTCATATATAGCTTTATTTGTTTTAGGGTTTTGTTTTTTAATGCCTTTTATCATTATGGTTTTAGGTTCTTTAAAAGAAGTTGAATATGCGCAATTAGATCCGTTATTTTGGATACCTGATGAACCAACATTAAAAAACTATAAATATATCTTGAGTGATGGGCTGTTCTTACGCTGGATATGGAATTCCATAGTTATCACGATTATTCCTGTATTTAGTCAAATGCTATTCTGTGCAATATTGGGATATATTTTCTCTAAGAAGCAGTTCTTTGGGAGAGAAGTGATATTTTGGATATTCATGGGAGTTATTATGATTCCACAGCAACTACTAATCATACCTAAGTACATTATGTTCTCCGATTTTGGTTGGATAAATACATATTGGGCACTAATTGTACCAGAAATTTGGGGCATTATGGGGGTATTTCTAGTAAGACAATTTTTACAAGGGATTCCAAATGATTTAGAGGAAGCGGCCTATATAGACGGGGCTAATGATCTTAAAGTATTCTTTAAAATAATTTTACCGTTATCCGTACCTGTTGTTGCAACAGTTGGCACATTCTCGTTTATTTCTAACTGGAATGATCTCTTCCAGCCATTGATATATTTGACCCAAGAAACAATGTTTCCTGTAACACTAGGGTTGGCATCAATTCTAGGGAAAGAAGGTAACTTTGGTATTGAAATGGCTGGTTCGGCGGTATCTTTCATACCAACATTTCTTATATTCCTGTTCTTCCAAAGATTTTTTACGGAAGGAATTCAAATGTCAGGCTTGAAATAA
- a CDS encoding alpha/beta hydrolase, translating to MKSPFTFNYTAPNNTDKKQPALFLLHGMGSNEADLPQLVKDFENTHHIFSLRGPIVQKPGYSFFEIEEIGKPIRDIFDKIVTHIQAFIREAIAEYDLNADDITILGFSQGAILAQTIALTMGSEISKVVALSGYIPEFVKTEYSKRSVDNLSIFISHGDYDYVIPSQWGIESKDYFESMKARVTFKTYNEGHGVTPDNHRDLIAFLKES from the coding sequence ATGAAATCTCCTTTTACATTTAACTATACAGCACCCAACAACACTGACAAAAAACAACCTGCCTTATTTCTACTACATGGTATGGGGAGTAACGAAGCAGATTTACCGCAGCTAGTGAAGGATTTCGAGAACACGCATCATATTTTTAGCTTACGCGGTCCTATTGTCCAAAAACCTGGCTACTCATTTTTCGAAATTGAGGAAATCGGTAAACCAATTAGAGATATATTCGATAAAATTGTAACGCATATTCAAGCTTTCATTCGAGAAGCAATTGCCGAGTACGACTTAAATGCTGATGACATTACGATACTTGGATTTAGTCAAGGAGCCATTCTTGCACAAACAATTGCGCTGACAATGGGCAGCGAAATTAGCAAAGTAGTAGCACTAAGCGGATACATTCCTGAGTTTGTAAAGACAGAATATAGTAAGCGTTCCGTGGATAATTTATCCATCTTTATCTCTCATGGCGATTATGACTACGTGATTCCTTCGCAATGGGGTATCGAAAGTAAAGATTATTTTGAAAGCATGAAAGCTCGCGTAACTTTTAAAACATACAATGAAGGTCATGGCGTTACGCCCGATAATCATCGAGATTTAATAGCATTTTTAAAAGAGAGCTAA
- a CDS encoding carbohydrate ABC transporter permease: MPLLVRMKKEWKKNAIVYIVLIPILIHFVIFQVYPFLLSFYLTFMDWKVIGDAEFVGLKHWKYLFSDTLAWKAIWNTVKFSIYYIVPTMALGLILALIINSGVRGAKFFKGVFFLPVVTSFVIIAGIWGWLFRGSEEGMINYIIGFVGIEPQLFLSDSSQALAVLAGLSVFKVAGSTMIYYFAGLQSIDRQLYEAARIDGASPFKIFWNVTFPLLKPIHFYVAITTTIGSFQIFDSAYLLTGGGPNYATTTIVYYLYSQGFTSLNLSYAAVLSYVLFFIILIISLIQRRYIGKESNHY; encoded by the coding sequence ATGCCGCTTCTCGTAAGGATGAAGAAAGAGTGGAAGAAAAATGCGATTGTTTATATTGTGTTAATCCCTATTTTAATTCATTTTGTTATTTTTCAAGTATATCCATTTTTGTTGAGCTTCTATCTTACGTTTATGGATTGGAAAGTAATCGGGGATGCAGAATTTGTAGGATTAAAGCATTGGAAATATTTATTTAGTGATACTTTAGCGTGGAAGGCTATTTGGAACACAGTCAAATTTTCTATCTATTATATAGTGCCGACGATGGCATTAGGCTTAATATTGGCCCTAATTATAAACTCGGGGGTAAGAGGTGCTAAATTTTTTAAAGGCGTATTTTTCCTTCCGGTCGTCACTTCATTTGTAATCATTGCAGGTATTTGGGGTTGGTTATTTAGAGGTTCAGAAGAAGGTATGATTAACTACATTATTGGATTTGTTGGTATTGAACCACAATTGTTTCTTTCTGATTCAAGCCAGGCCCTTGCTGTATTAGCGGGCTTAAGTGTATTTAAAGTAGCAGGTAGTACTATGATTTACTATTTTGCTGGCTTACAATCCATTGACCGACAATTGTATGAAGCCGCGAGAATTGATGGAGCATCACCATTTAAGATCTTTTGGAATGTTACTTTCCCATTATTAAAGCCAATTCATTTTTATGTAGCAATTACTACTACAATAGGCTCATTTCAAATATTCGATTCTGCGTACTTGTTAACAGGTGGGGGACCTAATTATGCAACTACAACCATTGTGTATTATTTATACTCTCAAGGGTTCACAAGTCTTAACTTAAGCTATGCGGCTGTGTTGTCATATGTTTTATTCTTTATTATTTTAATAATTTCACTCATACAGAGAAGGTATATTGGCAAGGAGTCGAATCATTATTGA
- a CDS encoding Gfo/Idh/MocA family protein, with protein sequence MLKVGVIGGGSISEFHINPYIANEDAELMALCDSNEQRLALAGEKYGVTNLYNNYIDLLRNKDVDAVSICTWNNTHAEIAIAALEAGKHVLVEKPLSLTVEEALAVEVAVKKSGKRLQVGFVRRHGSNTKILKQFIDQNELGEIYYAKASCIRRLGNPGGWFSDRTKSGGGPLLDLGVHMIDICWYLMGKPRPVSVSGNAYSKLGNRSNIENLSFYKAADYDSTLNNVEDLANALIRFENGASLYVDVSFTLHAKKDELYVKLFGDKGGAEIEPKLIMVTEKNNTILNVTPQIDSLSFDFLSAFKNEINHFVECCLEGKETLAPVEDGVQVMKMLNAVYESANSGKEIYL encoded by the coding sequence ATGTTAAAGGTTGGGGTAATTGGGGGAGGCTCTATATCAGAGTTTCATATTAATCCATATATTGCAAATGAGGATGCAGAATTAATGGCATTATGTGATAGCAACGAACAACGCCTAGCTCTTGCTGGTGAAAAATATGGAGTCACAAATCTGTACAACAATTATATAGATTTACTGCGAAACAAAGATGTGGATGCTGTGAGTATTTGTACTTGGAACAACACTCATGCAGAAATAGCTATCGCGGCATTAGAAGCAGGGAAGCATGTGCTCGTTGAAAAACCACTAAGTTTGACAGTAGAAGAGGCTTTGGCTGTGGAAGTGGCTGTAAAGAAATCTGGAAAGCGATTACAGGTTGGATTTGTAAGACGACATGGTAGTAATACAAAGATCCTTAAACAATTTATCGATCAAAATGAGCTTGGAGAAATATATTACGCAAAAGCCTCTTGTATTAGAAGGTTAGGGAATCCGGGAGGTTGGTTCAGCGATCGTACTAAGTCAGGAGGGGGACCGCTTTTAGATTTAGGCGTGCATATGATAGATATCTGCTGGTATTTGATGGGGAAACCACGACCAGTGTCAGTAAGTGGTAATGCATATTCTAAGTTGGGCAACAGAAGCAATATAGAAAATCTATCTTTTTATAAGGCTGCTGACTATGATTCTACGTTAAATAATGTAGAGGATTTAGCAAATGCGCTCATCCGATTTGAAAACGGAGCTTCCTTATATGTAGATGTCAGCTTCACGCTGCACGCCAAAAAGGATGAGCTCTATGTGAAGTTGTTTGGTGACAAGGGTGGTGCTGAAATTGAACCTAAGTTAATAATGGTGACGGAGAAAAATAATACTATATTAAATGTTACTCCTCAAATTGATAGTTTAAGTTTTGATTTTTTAAGTGCATTTAAAAACGAAATAAATCACTTCGTTGAATGTTGTTTAGAAGGGAAAGAAACACTTGCACCTGTTGAAGATGGCGTCCAAGTGATGAAAATGTTAAATGCAGTATATGAATCAGCTAATTCAGGCAAAGAAATATATTTATAA
- a CDS encoding TerD family protein: MGINLSKGQKVDLTKTNPGLVNVTVGLGWDTNKYDGGKDFDLDSSVFLLGSNSKCSSEADFVFYNNTTGGNGSVVHTGDNRTGDGDGDDEAVNVNLSTVPSSIEKIAFCITIHDAEDRGQNFGQVSNSYVRILNADTQEELIRYDLGEDFSIETAVVVGELYRHNNEWKFNAIGSGYQGGLGALVSDFGLN; this comes from the coding sequence ATGGGCATTAACTTATCAAAAGGACAAAAGGTAGATTTAACAAAAACAAACCCTGGTTTAGTAAACGTAACTGTAGGTCTAGGCTGGGATACAAATAAATACGACGGTGGAAAAGACTTTGACTTAGATTCCTCTGTATTTCTATTAGGTAGTAACAGTAAATGTTCTTCAGAAGCTGACTTCGTATTCTACAACAACACTACTGGGGGGAACGGTTCTGTTGTTCATACAGGTGATAATCGTACGGGTGATGGAGACGGAGACGACGAGGCAGTAAACGTGAATCTATCTACTGTTCCTTCATCTATTGAAAAAATTGCTTTTTGTATCACTATTCATGATGCGGAAGACAGAGGTCAAAACTTTGGTCAAGTAAGCAATTCATATGTACGTATTTTAAATGCAGATACACAAGAGGAATTGATTCGCTATGATCTTGGTGAAGATTTCTCCATTGAAACTGCAGTCGTTGTTGGTGAACTATATCGACATAATAACGAATGGAAATTCAATGCAATCGGAAGTGGATACCAAGGCGGTCTTGGAGCATTAGTTTCAGACTTCGGCTTGAATTAA
- a CDS encoding zinc-binding alcohol dehydrogenase: protein MKSIVASNGAVHILESESPVIKPSFLLIKTLFSAVSPGTEIGLVGNSKDRDITLGYSAVGIVEECGENVSNYRVGDLVACYGAPYVGHSEYLLVPTTLCAKVPPNVEPKQASLAGIGAIAIHALRVAKLEFGETVVVVGLGLLGQMIAKIANAAAFNVVALDIQEERVSMLQQEGIRSFTSISEMEAEIIKSTQKQGADAVLLCAGGKRSTLTHQSLSWIKNQGKVVIVGDIEPDFPREIMFAKEAQILISRAGGPGRYDQRYELQAMDYPYGYVRWTEGRNVAEYLRLVNENRINVQPFITEIVDFDSAPLAYEDLINKQSQILTSIIAYNK from the coding sequence ATGAAATCAATTGTTGCAAGTAATGGTGCAGTTCATATTTTAGAAAGCGAAAGTCCCGTAATCAAACCTTCATTTTTACTAATAAAAACTTTATTTTCCGCAGTCTCTCCAGGAACTGAAATTGGATTAGTGGGAAATAGTAAGGATAGGGACATCACTTTAGGATATAGCGCTGTTGGTATTGTAGAAGAATGTGGAGAAAATGTATCAAACTATCGGGTGGGAGATTTAGTAGCTTGTTACGGGGCACCATACGTAGGGCATTCTGAATATCTCTTAGTGCCAACTACGTTATGTGCTAAGGTACCACCGAATGTAGAACCTAAACAGGCTTCTTTAGCCGGTATTGGTGCAATTGCGATTCATGCGCTAAGGGTGGCAAAACTTGAATTCGGAGAAACAGTAGTTGTGGTGGGCTTAGGATTACTAGGACAAATGATTGCTAAAATCGCCAATGCAGCTGCTTTTAATGTAGTTGCATTGGATATTCAAGAAGAGCGAGTAAGTATGTTACAACAAGAGGGAATCCGTTCTTTCACTTCTATAAGTGAAATGGAAGCGGAGATAATAAAATCTACTCAAAAACAAGGTGCGGATGCTGTCTTATTATGTGCAGGTGGAAAACGTTCAACGCTTACTCATCAAAGCTTAAGTTGGATTAAAAATCAGGGGAAAGTAGTGATTGTAGGAGACATAGAGCCAGATTTCCCACGTGAAATAATGTTTGCTAAAGAAGCCCAAATTCTTATTTCACGAGCAGGTGGACCAGGCCGTTATGACCAGAGGTATGAGTTGCAAGCTATGGATTATCCATATGGGTATGTGCGCTGGACGGAGGGGAGGAATGTGGCAGAATATCTTCGCTTAGTAAACGAAAACCGGATAAATGTTCAGCCCTTTATTACAGAAATAGTAGACTTTGATAGTGCGCCGCTTGCGTATGAGGATTTGATAAATAAACAATCACAGATATTAACGAGCATCATTGCTTATAACAAATAG
- a CDS encoding HpcH/HpaI aldolase/citrate lyase family protein produces MRQFRGVSEKEIREFFHIPPSDFSKNLERKKLGMAMGAALYLPGSMPNFSVKLNNKNLKNLTSTIICLEDAVSDSELLEAELNVVNEFKLIERNDQNSLLDTNEIPLLFVRIRNVQQLEKIANLLGSAIRYITGFVFPKCTSNNARNFFLCLQNLNLQHSIHLYALPILETKEIIYTETREQELSNLYTVFKQFEDLVLTIRVGATDFTSLFSQRRPGNRTIYDLLLITNCLTDILNKFNRKEDNFVVSGPVYEYFESQDSFRLFTDANSIEAILWNEVQLDVLNGFYGKTCIHPSQIDIVNSVYIVPKELFEDACLIVENNAETNGVLRSPARNKMNEVKPHYSWAMKIIAQAEIYGVLKDNVTSFAFLQYIKNL; encoded by the coding sequence ATGAGACAATTTAGAGGGGTTAGTGAGAAAGAGATACGTGAATTCTTTCATATACCACCTAGCGACTTTTCCAAAAACTTGGAAAGAAAAAAATTAGGGATGGCTATGGGAGCAGCTTTATACTTACCAGGTTCAATGCCCAATTTCTCCGTTAAATTAAATAACAAGAATTTAAAAAATCTAACGAGCACTATTATTTGTTTAGAAGATGCCGTTTCCGATTCAGAACTTTTAGAAGCAGAACTTAACGTTGTAAATGAATTTAAATTAATTGAACGAAATGATCAAAATAGCTTATTAGATACCAATGAAATCCCTCTCCTATTTGTCCGAATTAGAAACGTTCAACAATTAGAAAAGATTGCTAACTTATTAGGAAGCGCTATTCGATATATTACTGGTTTCGTTTTTCCAAAATGCACCTCTAATAATGCAAGAAACTTTTTTTTATGTTTACAAAACCTAAACCTTCAACACTCTATTCACTTGTATGCATTGCCCATTTTGGAAACGAAAGAAATTATTTATACAGAAACTAGAGAGCAAGAACTTTCCAACCTATATACAGTTTTCAAGCAGTTTGAAGACCTTGTACTCACTATACGAGTTGGTGCTACGGATTTCACCAGCCTCTTCAGTCAAAGACGTCCTGGAAATAGAACAATCTACGACTTACTGCTAATCACCAACTGTTTAACTGATATATTAAACAAATTCAATCGTAAAGAGGATAACTTTGTCGTTTCTGGTCCCGTTTACGAGTATTTTGAATCTCAAGATTCTTTTCGTCTATTTACAGATGCAAATAGTATAGAGGCCATTCTGTGGAATGAAGTTCAACTAGACGTTTTAAATGGATTTTACGGGAAAACGTGTATTCACCCTTCTCAAATCGATATTGTAAATAGTGTATACATAGTGCCCAAGGAGTTATTTGAAGATGCTTGTTTAATCGTAGAAAATAACGCTGAAACAAATGGAGTTTTGCGAAGTCCAGCTAGAAACAAAATGAATGAGGTAAAACCTCACTACAGCTGGGCTATGAAGATTATTGCTCAAGCAGAAATATATGGGGTGTTAAAAGACAATGTTACATCATTCGCCTTCCTTCAATACATCAAAAACCTATAA
- a CDS encoding acetylxylan esterase has translation MGRQVGDFPLEELKGYKPKLVYKPADFKEFWEKQMTDLSTISPKVSVKWRDYPVPTVDVADITFKSWDGTPLKGQLIKPKSLEKCPVIINHHGYTGSCGLPIDFLKWTSLGVAIYSFDVRGQGNSPDFAQYVNGSRIPGWMLQGIHDPASYYYTNVYKDLIMQVNWIKSENAPITLTKLGLTGSSQGGGLSLSLAALVGDIDLVIADYPFIANFERALEVANLGPYMEIVNYFKFSDPQYKSYESVMRTLGYIDSVHFCDAITCPTLMTIGLEDAVTPPSTVFAAYNHLASIEKRIEVYPQFTHENNPFHEENKLSFIMKYLVNTL, from the coding sequence ATGGGAAGACAGGTAGGAGATTTTCCACTGGAAGAATTGAAAGGATATAAACCTAAACTTGTTTATAAGCCTGCAGACTTTAAGGAGTTTTGGGAAAAACAAATGACTGATTTAAGTACTATTTCCCCGAAGGTAAGTGTTAAATGGAGAGATTATCCAGTGCCGACGGTTGACGTAGCTGATATCACTTTTAAAAGCTGGGATGGTACTCCTTTAAAAGGGCAATTAATAAAGCCAAAATCTCTAGAAAAATGCCCAGTTATTATAAACCACCACGGTTATACAGGAAGTTGCGGGTTGCCGATTGATTTCTTGAAATGGACATCCTTAGGTGTTGCCATATACTCTTTCGATGTACGTGGTCAAGGTAATTCTCCTGATTTTGCTCAATATGTAAACGGTAGTAGAATTCCTGGTTGGATGCTACAAGGTATTCATGATCCAGCAAGCTATTATTATACAAATGTCTATAAAGATCTTATCATGCAAGTAAATTGGATAAAATCTGAGAATGCTCCGATAACCTTGACGAAGTTAGGATTAACAGGTTCGTCACAGGGAGGTGGATTATCGCTAAGTTTAGCAGCTTTAGTTGGTGATATTGATCTAGTTATTGCGGATTACCCATTTATCGCGAATTTTGAACGGGCATTAGAGGTGGCAAATCTAGGCCCATATATGGAGATTGTTAACTACTTTAAATTTTCTGATCCTCAGTATAAATCATATGAAAGCGTAATGCGTACTTTAGGTTATATAGATTCGGTTCATTTTTGTGATGCGATTACTTGTCCTACATTAATGACGATTGGGTTAGAGGATGCGGTAACCCCACCTTCTACAGTTTTTGCTGCGTACAACCATTTGGCATCAATTGAAAAAAGAATAGAAGTATATCCACAATTCACACATGAGAATAACCCGTTTCACGAAGAAAACAAATTGTCATTTATCATGAAATATTTGGTGAATACTTTATAA
- a CDS encoding TerD family protein, with the protein MGINLVKGQKIDLTKGRSSLSSVMVGLGWDPVEKKKSGGFLGGLLGGGSGGGAAVDCDASVLLLDEKGKLVSKQHVIYFGNKTSQDGSVVHSGDNLTGDGDGDDEVINVNLSAISPSVHRLVFVVNIYQAKQRKQDFGLIQNAFIRLVDNGTKEELVHYNLSESYAGKTSLIPGELYRNGSDWKFSAVGEGTLDLDIGSIANKYL; encoded by the coding sequence ATGGGCATTAATTTAGTTAAAGGTCAAAAAATTGATTTAACAAAGGGTAGATCTTCCCTATCCAGTGTTATGGTAGGACTAGGCTGGGACCCTGTGGAAAAGAAAAAAAGCGGTGGGTTTTTAGGTGGACTATTAGGCGGAGGAAGTGGTGGCGGAGCGGCTGTTGATTGCGACGCATCTGTACTTCTTTTAGATGAAAAAGGCAAATTAGTGTCTAAGCAACATGTTATTTATTTTGGAAATAAAACAAGTCAAGATGGTAGTGTTGTCCACTCTGGAGATAATTTAACTGGAGACGGCGATGGAGACGACGAAGTGATCAACGTGAATCTAAGTGCTATTTCGCCATCTGTACATAGATTGGTGTTTGTAGTAAACATTTATCAAGCAAAACAAAGAAAACAAGACTTCGGACTAATTCAAAACGCATTTATCCGTCTAGTGGATAATGGCACAAAAGAAGAATTAGTTCATTATAATTTAAGTGAAAGCTATGCCGGTAAAACATCTCTTATTCCTGGAGAGCTATACCGTAACGGATCAGATTGGAAGTTCTCAGCAGTTGGAGAAGGCACATTAGATTTAGATATCGGCTCAATAGCTAACAAATACTTATAA
- a CDS encoding DMT family transporter, whose protein sequence is MNTKALTLALFTVAIWGSSFAAISASLQGGYSAGHLILVRFLIASIIFLVIALWPGVKFQLPQKEDIIKIVILGFIGINIYHLCVTFGQLSISAGTAGMLIGSAPIFTTIIAIIVLKERLGRIGWLGLAFGFVGILLIALGTGGSSLGISPGVFLVLIAAFSTAIFFVYQKPLFIKYSAIELTAYFTWVGTIPFLFFAPGLFEGIQHATLEANLSAIYIGIFPTAIAYLTWAMALSYSEASSVSNTLYLEPVVAIIVTWIWLQELPSTLSIVGGLVAISSVIIVNFYGKKNQLKLSQQAPISTYDKIDIL, encoded by the coding sequence ATGAATACAAAAGCATTAACACTTGCATTATTCACTGTCGCTATTTGGGGTTCCTCTTTTGCAGCAATTAGCGCTAGCTTACAGGGTGGCTATTCTGCGGGACATTTAATATTAGTTCGGTTTTTGATTGCTTCTATTATATTTCTTGTTATCGCACTTTGGCCTGGAGTCAAATTTCAGTTACCACAAAAGGAAGATATAATTAAAATAGTCATTCTCGGTTTTATTGGGATTAATATATACCACCTTTGCGTTACATTTGGACAACTATCGATTTCTGCGGGAACAGCTGGTATGCTGATTGGTTCCGCCCCTATCTTCACGACTATTATTGCCATTATTGTATTGAAGGAACGCCTAGGTAGAATAGGTTGGCTGGGATTAGCATTTGGATTTGTCGGTATCCTTTTGATAGCTTTAGGTACAGGTGGAAGCTCATTGGGTATTTCACCAGGTGTATTTTTAGTTCTTATTGCAGCCTTTTCAACCGCTATCTTTTTTGTTTACCAAAAGCCTTTATTTATAAAGTATAGTGCCATTGAATTGACAGCTTATTTTACTTGGGTAGGTACTATTCCTTTTTTGTTCTTTGCACCTGGACTTTTCGAGGGAATTCAGCACGCGACGTTAGAAGCAAATTTATCTGCCATTTATATAGGAATATTTCCAACTGCAATTGCGTATTTAACATGGGCTATGGCGCTGTCCTATAGTGAAGCTAGCTCTGTGTCGAATACATTGTATTTAGAGCCGGTCGTTGCGATTATCGTGACGTGGATTTGGTTACAGGAGCTTCCTTCAACCCTTTCTATTGTAGGAGGATTGGTAGCTATTTCTAGTGTCATTATTGTCAATTTCTACGGGAAGAAAAATCAGCTAAAGCTTTCACAACAAGCTCCTATTTCTACTTATGATAAAATAGACATACTATAA